A genomic region of Podarcis raffonei isolate rPodRaf1 chromosome 13, rPodRaf1.pri, whole genome shotgun sequence contains the following coding sequences:
- the LOC128398953 gene encoding olfactory receptor 4K3-like has protein sequence MMEANQTMVTEFILLGLSETWEVQLFIFLFFLVLYVASVFTNILILSAIFSDHHLSDSPMFFLLGQLAFLDLCLPSFAIPNFFDFLSEHHVISFHGCMAQIFFLHLFAGSEMLLLIAMAYDRYVAIAHPLRYASLMNRHHCVGLGLASWAGGFLHATVQLGFIINAPFCGPNQLDSFFCDLPLVIKLACTDTYPLEVMMVTNSGIMSLVCFIGLLLSYGFILYTIHSRSASERSTKAASTCTSHLIVVTMYFGPIMFIYLCPSTMLMIDKVLDIVSLFVTPLLNPTIYALKNKEMKAALGSLLSRLSGQVSTQSHPHH, from the coding sequence ATGATGGAGGCAAACCAGACAATGGTGACCGAATTTATCCTGCTGGGCCTCTCTGAAACCTGggaagtccaacttttcatatttCTCTTCTTCCTCGTCCTCTACGTGGCTAGTGTCTTCACCAACATTCTTATCCTCTCAGCAATTTTCAGCGATCACCACCTTTCAGATTCACCTATGTTTTTTCTGCTGGGTCAACTGGCTTTCCTGGACCTCTGCTTGCCCTCATTTGCCATTCCAAATTTCTTTGATTTCCTTTCCGAACACCATGTCATTTCCTTCCATGGCTGCATGGCACAAATCTTTTTTCTCCATCTCTTTGCAGGCAGTGAGATGCTCCTGCTTATAGCCATGGCCTATGACCGGTATGTGGCCATTGCCCATCCTCTCCGTTATGCCTCACTCATGAACCGGCACCATTGTGTGGGGCTTGGGCTTGCTTCCTGGGCTGGTGGGTTCCTCCATGCCACTGTGCAACTGGGTTTCATCATTAATGCGCCGTTTTGTGGACCCAATCAATTGGACAGCTTCTTCTGTGACCTCCCCTTGGTCATCAAGTTGGCCTGCACTGACACCTACCCCCTGGAAGTCATGATGGTCACCAACAGTGGCATTATGTCACTGGTGTGTTTCATTGGCCTGCTTCTCTCATATGGTTTCATTCTCTACACGATCCACTCCAGGAGCGCCTCTGAAAGGAGCACCAAGGCTGCCTCCACATGTACCTCTCACCTGATTGTGGTCACCATGTACTTTGGGCCAATTATGTTTATTTACCTCTGTCCATCCACCATGCTCATGATTGATAAAGTGCTTGACATTGTTTCCCTTTTTGTCACCCCTTTGCTGAACCCAACTATCTATGCTTTGAAGAACAAGGAGATGAAGGCTGCCCTTGGAAGTCTGTTGTCTAGGCTTTCCGGACAGGTTTCCACTCAGAGCCATCCCCACCATTAA